A stretch of the Streptomyces sp. WMMB303 genome encodes the following:
- a CDS encoding ABC transporter substrate-binding protein, whose amino-acid sequence MRRPRRIRALVPGRPPAAARHRSAAGRARAHPRPPHRTGRAFLTSLLLISLTACAGESGDGSGDARGSSAEGFPYSVTNCGERTVFTEPPRRAVTMNQHVTEIMLALGLQDRMAGTAYLDDRILPRYAKAYRGIDVLAKKYPSKEILLGAAPDFVYGGYASSFDRTEGRSRTALRESGVKTRLNLESCTDDVDIDTLHREFREVGRIFGVPERAAALVRKQDRQLAATAKRLKGTDRARVFVYDSGESSAFTAGGAGIGDEILRRAGARNVFADLDKTFADVSWEQVVERKPEVVVIYDYGGTTVAQKKKRLLEDPALADVPAIEHGRFAVLPLSSAVLGPRVPDAVDELARQLHPEDAGDAGAQ is encoded by the coding sequence ATGCGCCGACCGCGCCGTATCCGCGCCCTCGTGCCGGGCCGCCCACCGGCAGCCGCCCGCCACCGCTCGGCCGCCGGCCGGGCGCGCGCACACCCGCGCCCGCCGCACCGCACCGGCCGCGCGTTCCTCACCTCGCTGCTGCTGATATCCCTGACGGCCTGCGCCGGAGAGTCCGGCGACGGCAGCGGAGACGCGCGCGGCTCCTCCGCCGAGGGCTTCCCGTACTCCGTCACCAACTGCGGGGAGCGGACCGTCTTCACCGAGCCGCCGCGGCGGGCCGTGACCATGAACCAGCACGTCACCGAGATCATGCTGGCGCTCGGCCTGCAGGACCGGATGGCCGGCACCGCCTATCTGGACGACCGGATACTGCCCCGCTACGCGAAGGCGTACCGCGGGATCGACGTCCTGGCGAAGAAGTACCCGTCCAAGGAGATCCTGCTGGGCGCGGCACCGGACTTCGTCTACGGCGGCTACGCCAGCTCCTTCGACAGGACGGAGGGGCGGTCGCGCACGGCACTGCGGGAGAGCGGCGTCAAGACCCGGCTCAACCTGGAGTCCTGCACCGACGACGTGGACATCGACACGCTGCACCGGGAGTTCCGGGAGGTCGGCCGGATCTTCGGCGTACCGGAGCGCGCGGCGGCGCTGGTCAGGAAGCAGGACCGGCAACTGGCGGCCACCGCGAAGCGGCTGAAGGGGACGGACCGCGCCCGGGTGTTCGTCTACGACAGCGGGGAGAGCTCCGCCTTCACGGCAGGCGGCGCGGGTATCGGCGACGAGATCCTGCGCCGGGCCGGCGCCCGCAACGTCTTCGCCGACCTCGACAAGACGTTCGCCGACGTCTCCTGGGAGCAGGTCGTCGAGCGCAAGCCGGAGGTCGTGGTGATCTACGACTACGGCGGAACGACCGTCGCGCAGAAGAAGAAGCGGCTGCTGGAGGACCCCGCGCTGGCCGACGTGCCCGCGATCGAGCACGGGCGGTTCGCCGTACTGCCGCTCTCCTCGGCGGTGCTGGGCCCGCGGGTGCCGGACGCGGTGGACGAACTGGCCCGGCAGTTGCACCCGGAGGACGCCGGTGATGCCGGTGCGCAGTAG
- a CDS encoding germacradienol/geosmin synthase, which yields MSQPFELPDFYVPHPARLNPHVDQARTHSREWARQMGMLEGSGIWDTADLDAHDYALLCAYTHPDATADDLALVTDWYVWVFFFDDHFLEEFKRTQDRPGGKAYLDRLPLFMPLEDDPAAPPPAPANPVEAGLADLWARTVPSMSADWRARFAVSTENLLNESLWELSNINIGRVPNPVEYIEMRRKVGGAPWSAGLVEFAEHAEVPAAVAGSRPLCVLRDTFSDAVHLRNDLFSYEREIGDEGELSNGVLVLETFLECTTQEAAESVNDLLTSRLQQFEHTALTELPALCAEEGLDPAACADVAAYVKGLQDWQSGGHEWHMRSSRYMNGGGAVAGHPARLPFVPSGPGTSALETLRPAPRAQARRARSFAHVPHERTGPSVLPEFEMPFADRLSPHLDGARERVVAWAHGMGLLGPQPDVAGGRVWDEELIRDYDLPLCAAGIHPDATAGQLDLSSAWLAWGTWGDDYYPVRFGRTRDLAGARECTRRLSLFMPVDGEPVPPPAGPLECSLADLWARTAGPMTPAKRRRFRAAIETMAESWLWELDNQALNRIPDPVDYVEMRRRTFGSDLTMSLCRLAQPDTIPEAVYRSGPMKSLENAAADYACLLNDVFSYQKEIEFEGELHNGVLVVRDFFDCDYPTALRIVDDLMKSRMRQFQHVAAHEFPVLYDDFALDEASRAALDGYVRELENWMSGILVWHRDCRRYGEADLRRHFLPSRPFDGPTGLGTSAARLASR from the coding sequence TTGTCGCAACCCTTCGAACTGCCCGACTTCTACGTGCCCCACCCCGCCCGTCTCAACCCGCACGTCGACCAGGCGCGCACCCATTCCCGGGAGTGGGCACGGCAGATGGGGATGCTGGAGGGGTCCGGGATCTGGGACACCGCCGACCTGGACGCGCACGACTACGCGCTGTTGTGCGCCTACACCCATCCCGATGCCACCGCCGACGACCTGGCGCTGGTCACCGACTGGTATGTGTGGGTCTTCTTCTTCGACGACCACTTCCTGGAGGAGTTCAAACGCACCCAGGACCGCCCGGGCGGCAAGGCGTACCTGGACCGGCTGCCGCTGTTCATGCCGCTGGAGGACGATCCGGCGGCGCCGCCCCCCGCTCCGGCCAATCCGGTCGAGGCAGGACTGGCCGACCTGTGGGCCAGGACCGTGCCGTCGATGTCGGCGGACTGGCGTGCGCGGTTCGCCGTCAGTACCGAGAATCTGCTCAACGAGTCGCTGTGGGAGCTGTCCAACATCAACATCGGCCGGGTGCCGAACCCGGTCGAGTACATCGAGATGCGCCGCAAGGTCGGCGGCGCCCCGTGGTCGGCCGGGCTGGTGGAGTTCGCCGAGCACGCCGAGGTGCCTGCGGCCGTGGCCGGGTCCCGCCCGCTGTGCGTGCTGCGCGACACGTTCTCCGACGCCGTGCATCTGCGCAACGACCTGTTCTCCTACGAGCGCGAGATCGGCGACGAGGGCGAACTGTCCAACGGCGTCCTGGTGCTGGAGACCTTCCTGGAGTGCACCACCCAGGAGGCCGCCGAGTCGGTGAACGATCTGCTGACCTCCCGGCTCCAGCAGTTCGAGCACACGGCGCTGACCGAACTGCCCGCGCTCTGCGCCGAGGAGGGGCTGGATCCGGCGGCCTGCGCCGACGTCGCCGCCTACGTCAAGGGCCTCCAGGACTGGCAGTCGGGCGGCCATGAGTGGCATATGCGCTCCAGCCGCTACATGAACGGCGGGGGAGCGGTCGCCGGGCACCCGGCGCGGCTGCCGTTCGTCCCCTCGGGGCCGGGTACCTCGGCGCTGGAGACGTTGCGCCCGGCCCCCCGGGCGCAGGCGCGCCGGGCCCGCTCCTTCGCGCACGTACCGCACGAGCGCACCGGTCCCTCGGTGCTGCCGGAGTTCGAGATGCCCTTCGCCGACCGGCTCAGCCCGCATCTGGACGGCGCCCGGGAGCGGGTCGTCGCCTGGGCGCACGGGATGGGACTGCTGGGCCCGCAGCCGGATGTGGCGGGCGGCCGGGTGTGGGACGAGGAACTGATCCGGGACTACGACCTGCCGCTGTGCGCCGCCGGGATCCACCCGGACGCCACGGCCGGGCAACTCGACCTGAGTTCGGCCTGGCTGGCCTGGGGGACCTGGGGGGACGACTACTATCCGGTCCGCTTCGGCCGTACCCGGGATCTGGCCGGTGCCAGGGAGTGCACCCGGCGGCTCTCCCTCTTCATGCCCGTCGACGGGGAACCCGTGCCGCCGCCGGCCGGTCCGCTGGAGTGCTCGCTGGCCGACCTGTGGGCCAGGACGGCCGGCCCGATGACGCCCGCCAAGCGCCGCCGCTTCCGCGCCGCCATCGAGACGATGGCCGAGAGCTGGCTGTGGGAGCTGGACAACCAGGCGCTCAACCGCATCCCCGACCCCGTCGACTACGTCGAGATGCGGCGCAGGACCTTCGGCTCCGATCTGACGATGAGCCTGTGCAGGCTGGCCCAGCCGGACACGATTCCGGAGGCCGTCTACCGCAGCGGGCCCATGAAGTCGCTGGAGAACGCCGCCGCCGACTACGCCTGCCTGCTCAACGACGTCTTCTCGTATCAGAAGGAGATCGAGTTCGAGGGCGAGCTGCACAACGGGGTGCTGGTCGTGCGCGACTTCTTCGACTGCGACTACCCCACCGCGCTGCGCATCGTCGACGACCTGATGAAGTCCCGGATGCGGCAGTTCCAGCACGTGGCCGCGCACGAGTTCCCCGTGCTCTACGACGACTTCGCGCTCGACGAGGCGAGCCGGGCCGCGCTGGACGGCTATGTGCGGGAACTGGAGAACTGGATGTCCGGCATCCTGGTGTGGCACCGCGACTGCCGCCGCTACGGGGAGGCCGATCTGCGCCGCCACTTCCTTCCTAGCCGGCCGTTCGACGGCCCGACGGGGCTGGGGACGTCGGCTGCCCGGCTGGCGTCGCGGTAG
- a CDS encoding DUF1206 domain-containing protein, translated as MDITVPRRRKQGGRLRGFRGRAGKPGAGKATRQARSTARPVLSGAARAGFTGRGVTYLLVGALAVQVGFSGGKGGEQADRGGALQQVAEQSFGGLLLWALGLALAGMALWRLSEAVWGAAGPDGDKATKRLASAARAVFYTFVAYSVLAFAAGDKGSGSGASDEQSRDVTADALGLPGGQWLVGAVGAGVLIGGVVLGGRAALRKFHKHLRTHRMSARQRKFVDFTGVAGGLARGLVFAAAGGFVLRAALTYDPERAKGMDDTLRAFAGTAAGPWLLVAVAVGLVLFGLFSFAVARWRST; from the coding sequence ATGGACATCACCGTTCCGAGACGCCGCAAGCAGGGCGGCCGGCTGCGCGGATTCCGCGGCAGGGCAGGGAAGCCAGGCGCCGGGAAGGCGACACGGCAGGCCAGGTCCACGGCCCGGCCGGTGCTGAGCGGTGCGGCGCGGGCCGGGTTCACCGGGCGCGGCGTGACGTATCTGCTGGTCGGCGCACTGGCGGTGCAGGTGGGGTTCAGCGGCGGCAAGGGCGGCGAACAGGCCGACCGGGGCGGGGCGCTCCAGCAGGTGGCGGAGCAGTCCTTCGGCGGTCTGCTGCTGTGGGCGCTGGGCCTCGCACTGGCCGGCATGGCGCTGTGGCGGCTGTCCGAAGCGGTCTGGGGCGCCGCGGGGCCGGACGGCGACAAGGCGACCAAACGCCTCGCCTCCGCGGCGCGGGCCGTCTTCTACACGTTCGTCGCGTACTCCGTGCTGGCCTTCGCCGCCGGTGACAAGGGCAGCGGCAGTGGCGCCTCCGACGAGCAGTCGCGCGATGTGACGGCCGACGCGCTGGGGCTGCCCGGCGGACAGTGGCTGGTGGGCGCAGTGGGCGCGGGCGTGCTGATCGGCGGCGTGGTGCTCGGCGGGCGCGCGGCGCTGCGGAAGTTCCACAAGCATCTGCGCACCCACCGGATGTCCGCGCGGCAGCGGAAGTTCGTGGACTTCACCGGGGTGGCGGGCGGGCTCGCCCGCGGTCTGGTGTTCGCCGCGGCCGGCGGCTTCGTGCTCCGCGCCGCGCTCACCTACGACCCCGAGCGGGCCAAGGGCATGGACGACACACTGCGGGCCTTCGCCGGGACCGCGGCGGGGCCGTGGCTGCTGGTCGCCGTGGCGGTGGGGCTCGTCCTCTTCGGGCTCTTCTCGTTCGCGGTGGCACGCTGGCGCAGCACCTGA
- a CDS encoding DUF5685 family protein gives MFGIVRPCRHRLPEGLRAEWTAHLCGLCLALRDGHGQLARIVTNYDGLLVSVLTDAQAGTAASRRRTAGPCPLRGMRTASVARGEGARLAASVSLVLASAKIRDHIADGDGVLRRRPLAAAARRTAAGWDRAGARAGGALGFDTALLVDAVERQTDVERAAGPGTPLATVTEPTATATSAAFAHTATLAGRPGNAGPLAEAGRLFGQLAHLLDAVEDRAADAAEGAWNPLTATGTTPAEVRKVCDEAVRGIRRALRAVDFADRRLAHALLAHEVPRAVDRAFGTAACAHSGGRAAVAGPHGDADPPPQPYGQPPYGQQAYGQQPGRPPYGQAPNNLNGPGNPFAGAGAGGQGGDGTGGPGGSGGRDPGRQLPPRGFWAGCAAFVGLCCTCRMCCASEYEGPWSRKKRDGCLDWCDCCSNCGCDCCSNCSCDGCDCCGCDC, from the coding sequence GTGTTCGGGATCGTCAGGCCCTGCAGGCACCGGTTGCCGGAGGGGCTCAGGGCCGAGTGGACGGCGCATCTGTGCGGGCTCTGCCTCGCACTGCGCGACGGCCACGGGCAGTTGGCGCGGATCGTGACGAACTATGACGGGCTGCTGGTCTCCGTGCTGACCGACGCGCAGGCCGGAACCGCCGCCTCCCGGCGCCGCACCGCGGGACCGTGCCCGCTGCGGGGCATGCGGACCGCCTCGGTCGCCCGGGGTGAGGGTGCGCGGCTGGCGGCCTCGGTGTCCCTGGTGCTCGCCTCGGCGAAGATACGGGACCACATAGCCGACGGTGACGGGGTGCTGCGCCGCCGCCCGCTGGCCGCGGCCGCCCGCCGGACGGCCGCGGGCTGGGACCGGGCCGGCGCCCGTGCCGGCGGCGCGCTGGGCTTCGACACGGCGCTGCTGGTCGACGCAGTGGAGCGGCAGACCGACGTGGAGCGCGCGGCGGGCCCGGGCACTCCGCTGGCGACCGTCACCGAGCCGACCGCGACAGCCACCTCGGCGGCGTTCGCGCACACGGCGACCCTCGCGGGCCGCCCCGGCAACGCGGGCCCGCTCGCCGAGGCGGGCCGCCTCTTCGGACAGCTCGCGCACCTGCTGGACGCGGTCGAGGACCGCGCGGCGGACGCCGCCGAGGGGGCCTGGAATCCGCTCACCGCCACCGGCACCACCCCGGCCGAGGTCCGGAAGGTGTGCGACGAGGCGGTGCGCGGCATCCGGCGGGCGCTGCGCGCGGTGGACTTCGCGGACCGGCGGCTGGCGCACGCCCTGCTGGCGCACGAGGTGCCGCGCGCCGTGGACCGCGCGTTCGGCACGGCGGCGTGCGCGCACTCCGGTGGACGGGCTGCGGTCGCGGGCCCGCACGGGGACGCCGACCCGCCCCCGCAGCCGTACGGACAGCCTCCGTACGGGCAGCAGGCGTACGGACAACAGCCGGGGCGGCCGCCCTACGGTCAGGCGCCGAACAATCTCAACGGCCCCGGGAATCCGTTCGCGGGTGCGGGAGCGGGCGGCCAGGGCGGTGACGGCACCGGCGGTCCGGGGGGCTCCGGGGGCCGCGATCCGGGCCGGCAGCTGCCGCCGCGCGGCTTCTGGGCCGGCTGCGCGGCGTTCGTCGGCCTCTGCTGCACCTGCCGCATGTGCTGTGCCTCCGAGTACGAGGGCCCCTGGTCCCGCAAGAAGCGGGACGGGTGCCTGGATTGGTGTGACTGCTGCAGCAACTGCGGCTGCGACTGCTGCAGCAACTGCAGTTGTGACGGCTGCGACTGCTGCGGCTGCGACTGCTGA
- a CDS encoding ABC transporter ATP-binding protein encodes MDVEELSYRADRGPLLLDGVRLRAAPGETVGVVGPNGSGKTTLLRCVYGTLRPTGGRITLGGQDAAGLSVKARARRVAAVPQDAGGGFGLTAGRIVAMGRSPHKRFWEGDTAADAARVAEALERTGAAALARRPFDELSGGERQRVLVARALVQDPGLLVLDEPTNHLDVRYQWELLTLVRDLPATGLLALHDLNLAAYFCDRLYVLEGGRVVADGPPEEVLTPGLLAEVYGVRAEVDVHPETGAPTVVYLPPRESRESPDPREERERARG; translated from the coding sequence CTGGACGTCGAGGAGTTGTCCTACCGGGCGGACCGGGGGCCCCTCCTGCTGGACGGCGTGCGCCTGCGGGCGGCGCCGGGCGAGACCGTCGGCGTCGTCGGGCCGAACGGCAGCGGCAAGACCACGCTGCTGCGGTGCGTCTACGGAACGCTGCGGCCCACCGGTGGCCGGATCACGCTGGGCGGTCAGGACGCGGCGGGGCTGAGCGTCAAGGCCCGGGCGCGGCGAGTGGCGGCCGTGCCGCAGGACGCGGGCGGCGGGTTCGGGCTGACGGCAGGCCGGATCGTGGCGATGGGCCGCTCCCCGCACAAGCGGTTCTGGGAGGGCGACACCGCAGCGGACGCGGCACGGGTCGCCGAAGCGCTGGAGCGGACGGGGGCCGCCGCGCTGGCCCGGCGGCCCTTCGACGAGCTGTCCGGCGGCGAGCGGCAGCGGGTGCTGGTGGCCCGCGCCCTGGTGCAGGACCCCGGACTGCTGGTGCTGGACGAGCCGACCAACCATCTGGACGTGCGCTATCAGTGGGAGTTGCTGACGCTCGTCCGGGACCTGCCCGCCACGGGCCTGCTCGCCCTGCACGACCTCAACCTCGCCGCGTACTTCTGCGACCGGCTGTACGTGCTGGAGGGGGGCCGGGTCGTGGCGGACGGCCCACCCGAGGAGGTGCTCACCCCGGGGCTGCTGGCCGAGGTGTACGGGGTGCGGGCCGAGGTGGACGTGCACCCCGAGACGGGTGCGCCGACGGTGGTCTACCTGCCGCCGCGGGAGTCGCGGGAGTCGCCGGACCCGCGCGAGGAGCGGGAAAGGGCGCGGGGATGA
- the thrS gene encoding threonine--tRNA ligase has translation MTAARHDHRSLGRELQLFGTDPLIGAGLPYWLPDGATVRHALEEYIRGVERRAGYRHVCSPVLGKRELYERSGHWDHYADDMFPPLERRAEDAEGDSEGEVLVLRPSLCPHHAVIYRSRAHSYRELPLRMAELGTMYRAERSGVLGGLTRVRAIQLNDAHIFCTLDQVAAEARAALELVRDAYRALGIEAARYRLSLPAPGGDRLPGPDAWQRATALLTEALEDAELPYESAEGEAAFYGPKIDVQIADAAGREATLSTVQVDLHQPERFDLRYTGADGRAHRPVMVHRAVLGSVERAVAQLIEVHGGAFPGWLAPVQLAVLPVSEAERAAGEAFVRRCTAAGLRADLAPPERGSMGARVREARRVPYQAVLGRREAAAGRIAVRLRDGRRLDPLPQDEVVARIGTLVERYSTELW, from the coding sequence ATGACCGCAGCCCGCCACGACCACCGGTCGCTCGGCCGCGAGTTGCAGCTCTTCGGCACCGATCCGCTGATCGGCGCCGGACTGCCCTACTGGCTGCCGGACGGCGCCACCGTCCGGCACGCGCTGGAGGAGTACATCCGGGGTGTCGAGCGCCGCGCCGGGTACCGGCACGTCTGCTCGCCCGTCCTCGGCAAGCGCGAGCTGTACGAACGCTCCGGCCACTGGGACCACTACGCCGACGACATGTTCCCGCCCCTGGAGCGGCGCGCGGAGGACGCCGAGGGGGACAGTGAAGGAGAGGTGCTGGTGCTGCGCCCCAGTCTGTGCCCGCACCACGCGGTGATCTACCGCTCCCGCGCGCACAGCTACCGCGAACTGCCGTTGCGGATGGCCGAACTCGGCACCATGTACCGGGCCGAGCGCTCCGGAGTGCTGGGCGGGCTCACCCGGGTACGCGCCATCCAGCTCAACGACGCGCACATCTTCTGCACCCTCGACCAGGTCGCGGCCGAGGCCCGCGCGGCGCTGGAGCTGGTCCGGGATGCCTACCGCGCGCTCGGCATCGAGGCCGCCCGCTACCGGCTCTCGCTCCCCGCGCCGGGCGGCGATCGACTGCCCGGCCCGGACGCGTGGCAGCGGGCCACCGCGCTGCTGACCGAGGCGCTGGAGGACGCCGAGCTGCCGTACGAGTCGGCGGAGGGCGAGGCCGCCTTCTACGGGCCCAAGATCGATGTACAGATCGCCGACGCGGCGGGCCGGGAGGCCACCCTCTCCACCGTCCAGGTCGACCTGCACCAGCCCGAGCGCTTCGATCTGCGCTACACCGGCGCGGACGGCCGAGCCCACCGGCCGGTCATGGTCCACCGTGCCGTGCTCGGCAGTGTGGAGCGCGCGGTGGCGCAGTTGATCGAGGTGCACGGCGGCGCGTTCCCCGGCTGGCTGGCACCCGTGCAGCTCGCCGTGCTGCCGGTGTCCGAAGCGGAACGGGCCGCGGGCGAGGCGTTCGTGCGGCGCTGCACCGCCGCGGGGTTGCGCGCCGACCTCGCTCCGCCTGAGCGCGGCAGCATGGGCGCCCGGGTGCGGGAGGCCCGCCGGGTCCCCTACCAGGCGGTGCTCGGCCGCCGGGAGGCCGCCGCCGGGCGGATCGCGGTACGGCTGCGCGACGGCCGCCGGCTCGACCCGCTGCCGCAGGACGAGGTCGTCGCGCGGATCGGCACCCTGGTGGAGCGGTACAGCACCGAGCTGTGGTGA
- a CDS encoding iron ABC transporter permease encodes MPVRSSAGPRASAAPLRCALVCGVLAAVLVTGALAGLALGAARIPLPDVLAALTGRARPGPFTTIVLDVRLPRVLLAVVVGAGLALVGAVLQALVRNPLADPYLLGISSGASTGAVLVVVLGVGAVSMEAGAFAGALLAMVTVYAMARSGTAMTTGRLVLAGVAVQYVLSALTSLVLVTSAENEHLRAILFWTLGGLGQARWQTLLLPALVLGAGLVLLLALARPLDLLLVGEEGATVLGLDTGRFRAASFVLASLVTAVLVTVSGAIGFVGLMVPHAARMAVGAGHRALLPVSALGGAAFLVLADLAARTVAAPEEIPVGVLTALTGGPFFLWLLRRTRRAEGVMG; translated from the coding sequence ATGCCGGTGCGCAGTAGCGCCGGGCCGCGCGCCTCCGCCGCCCCGCTGCGGTGCGCCCTGGTGTGCGGGGTGCTGGCCGCCGTCCTGGTCACCGGGGCGCTGGCCGGGCTGGCGCTCGGCGCGGCACGGATCCCGCTCCCCGACGTGCTGGCGGCCCTGACCGGCCGGGCGCGGCCGGGCCCGTTCACCACCATCGTGCTCGATGTGCGGCTGCCGAGGGTGCTGCTGGCCGTCGTCGTCGGCGCCGGACTGGCACTGGTGGGTGCGGTGCTGCAGGCGCTGGTGCGCAACCCGCTGGCCGATCCGTATCTGCTGGGCATCTCCTCCGGCGCCTCCACGGGCGCCGTCCTGGTCGTCGTCCTGGGCGTCGGGGCCGTCTCGATGGAGGCGGGCGCGTTCGCCGGGGCGCTGCTGGCGATGGTGACCGTCTACGCGATGGCGCGGAGCGGCACCGCGATGACGACGGGGCGGCTGGTGCTGGCCGGAGTCGCGGTGCAGTACGTGCTCTCCGCGCTGACCAGCCTGGTGCTGGTGACCTCCGCGGAGAACGAGCATCTGCGGGCCATCCTCTTCTGGACACTGGGCGGACTGGGCCAGGCCCGCTGGCAGACCCTGCTGCTGCCCGCGCTGGTGCTGGGCGCCGGGCTCGTCCTGCTGCTGGCGCTGGCCAGACCACTGGACCTGCTGCTGGTCGGCGAGGAGGGCGCCACCGTGCTGGGGCTGGACACCGGACGCTTCCGGGCGGCCTCGTTCGTCCTGGCCTCCCTGGTGACGGCGGTGCTGGTCACGGTGAGCGGCGCGATCGGCTTCGTCGGCCTGATGGTGCCGCACGCGGCGCGGATGGCGGTCGGTGCCGGGCACCGGGCGCTGCTCCCCGTCTCGGCGCTGGGCGGAGCGGCCTTCCTGGTGCTGGCCGATCTGGCGGCGCGCACCGTCGCGGCGCCCGAGGAGATCCCGGTCGGCGTGCTGACGGCCCTCACCGGCGGGCCGTTCTTCCTGTGGCTGCTGCGCCGCACCCGGCGCGCCGAGGGGGTGATGGGGTGA
- a CDS encoding (2Fe-2S)-binding protein has protein sequence MTGEGGPAELDGLTALCALTDLAAAYGPRYHMLPGEPPPAEAAAGAWLPADRLLSADSAELERLVSAEWQGSGHRTGHAAALTLIAVYAGRVTAAAMLDWALDGRVWDVRPWNVLVRPGGHGIAGVRLRTPRLLAAPSAEPAGTLSALHEAVLDSHLLPLAAALRGATRAGMRQLHGGVAHGCATALSATAARPPKELARRWAEFVGPRPELVRLGDLAEVTGADGGRRLRYLRNTCCLYYTSAEAVRCASCCLTPRADRLRAYAAR, from the coding sequence ATGACCGGCGAGGGCGGACCCGCCGAGCTGGACGGACTGACGGCGCTGTGCGCGCTGACGGACCTGGCCGCGGCGTACGGCCCCCGCTACCACATGCTGCCGGGCGAGCCGCCCCCCGCGGAGGCCGCCGCCGGGGCGTGGCTGCCCGCGGACCGGCTGCTGAGCGCGGACAGCGCCGAGCTGGAGCGGCTGGTGTCCGCCGAGTGGCAGGGCAGCGGGCACCGTACCGGCCACGCGGCCGCGCTCACACTGATCGCGGTGTACGCGGGGCGGGTGACGGCCGCGGCGATGCTCGACTGGGCGCTCGACGGGCGTGTGTGGGACGTGCGGCCGTGGAACGTCCTGGTGCGGCCCGGCGGCCACGGGATCGCGGGCGTACGGCTGCGGACCCCGCGGCTGCTCGCGGCGCCCTCCGCCGAACCGGCCGGCACGCTCTCGGCGCTCCACGAGGCCGTGCTGGACTCCCATCTGCTGCCGCTCGCCGCCGCGCTGCGCGGGGCGACCCGTGCCGGAATGCGGCAACTGCACGGCGGGGTGGCCCACGGCTGCGCCACCGCGCTGAGTGCCACCGCGGCCCGGCCGCCGAAGGAACTCGCCCGGCGCTGGGCGGAGTTCGTCGGTCCGCGGCCGGAGCTGGTGCGGCTCGGTGACCTCGCCGAGGTCACCGGGGCCGACGGCGGCCGCCGACTGCGCTACCTCCGCAACACCTGCTGCCTCTACTACACCAGCGCGGAAGCCGTCCGCTGCGCGAGCTGCTGCCTGACCCCGCGCGCCGACCGGCTGCGCGCCTACGCGGCGCGCTGA